The following are encoded together in the Bactrocera neohumeralis isolate Rockhampton chromosome 6, APGP_CSIRO_Bneo_wtdbg2-racon-allhic-juicebox.fasta_v2, whole genome shotgun sequence genome:
- the LOC126763537 gene encoding ADP-ribosylation factor 2 has protein sequence MGLTISSLLTRLFGKKQMRILMVGLDAAGKTTILYKLKLGEIVTTIPTIGFNVETVEYKNICFTVWDVGGQDKIRPLWRHYFQNTQGLIFVVDSNDRDRINEAEKELQNMLQEDELRDAVLLVFANKQDLPNAMSAAELTDKLRLNQLRNRHWYIQAACATQGNGLYEGLDWLSAELAKK, from the exons ATGGGTTTAACAATTTCTAGTTTGCTGACACGTCTTTTCGGAAAGAAGCAAATGCGTATATTGATGG TTGGTTTAGATGCTGCTGGTAAAACCACCATTCTTTATAAATTAAAACTCGGGGAGATTGTCACGACCATTCCAACTATTGGTTTCAATGTGGAGACCgtcgaatataaaaatatatgtttcacGGTGTGGGACGTCGGTGGTCAAGACAAAATCAGACCACTATGGCGCCATTACTTCCAAAACACGCAAGGTCTAATATTTGTGGTGGACTCAAATGATCGCGACCGAATAAATGAAGCTGAAAAAGAACTACAGAATATG ttGCAAGAAGATGAACTTCGTGATGCTGTACTGCTTGTATTCGCTAATAAACAGGATTTACCAAATGCTATGAGTGCTGCTGAATTGACCGACAAATTGAGACTTAATCAACTTCGAAATCGTCAT tggTATATTCAAGCAGCGTGTGCTACTCAGGGCAATGGGCTCTATGAAGGTCTTGACTGGTTATCTGCGGAATTAGCTAAAAAATGA